A section of the Pan paniscus chromosome 7, NHGRI_mPanPan1-v2.0_pri, whole genome shotgun sequence genome encodes:
- the BHLHE22 gene encoding class E basic helix-loop-helix protein 22, which translates to MERGMHLGAAAAGEDDLFLHKSLSASTAKRLEAAFRSTPPGMDLSLAPPPRERPASSSSSPLGCFEPADPEGAGLLLPPPGGGGGGGGAGSGGGGGGVGVPGLLVGSAGVGGDPSLSSLPAGAALCLKYGESASRGSVAESSGGEQSPDDDSDGRCELVLRAGVADPRASPGAGGGGAKAAEGCSNAHLHGGASVPPGGLGGGGGGGSSSGSSGGGGGSGSGSGGSSSSSSSKKSKEQKALRLNINARERRRMHDLNDALDELRAVIPYAHSPSVRKLSKIATLLLAKNYILMQAQALEEMRRLVAYLNQGQAISAASLPSSAAAAAAAAALHPALGAYEQAAGYPFSAGLPPAASCPEKCALFNSVSSSLCKQCTEKP; encoded by the coding sequence GCCGCCGGCGAGGACGACCTCTTCCTGCACAAGAGCCTGAGCGCCTCCACCGCCAAGCGCTTGGAAGCGGCTTTCCGCTCCACGCCCCCGGGCATGGACCTGTCCCTGGCGCCGCCGCCTCGGGAACGCCCGGCGTCCTCCTCCTCGTCGCCCCTGGGCTGCTTCGAGCCGGCTGACCCCGAGGGGGCAGGGCTGCTGTTGCCGCCgcctggaggaggaggcggcggcggcggcgcgggaagtggcggcggcggcggcggggtgGGTGTCCCCGGGCTGCTAGTAGGTTCAGCCGGCGTTGGGGGCGACCCTAGCCTAAGCAGCCTGCCGGCCGGGGCCGCCCTTTGCCTCAAGTACGGCGAAAGCGCGAGCCGGGGCTCGGTGGCCGAGAGCAGCGGCGGCGAGCAGAGCCCCGACGACGACAGCGACGGTCGCTGCGAGCTCGTGCTGCGGGCCGGAGTAGCCGACCCGCGGGCCTCCCCGGGAGCGGGAGGTGGTGGCGCGAAGGCAGCCGAGGGCTGCTCCAATGCCCACCTCCACGGCGGCGCCAGCGTCCCCCCGGGGGGcctgggcggcggcggcggcgggggtaGCAGCAGCGGTAGCAGTGGCGGCGGTGGCGGtagcggcagcggcagcggcggcagcagcagcagcagcagcagcaagaaaTCCAAAGAGCAAAAGGCGCTGCGGCTTAACATCAATGCCCGAGAGCGCCGGCGGATGCACGACCTGAACGACGCGCTGGACGAGCTGCGCGCGGTGATCCCCTACGCGCACAGCCCCTCGGTGCGAAAGCTCTCCAAGATCGCCACGCTGCTGCTCGCCAAGAACTACATCCTCATGCAGGCGCAGGCCCTGGAGGAGATGCGGCGCCTAGTCGCCTACCTCAACCAGGGCCAGGCCATCTCGGCTGCCTCCCTGCCCAGCTCGGCGGCTGCAGCGGCAGCAGCTGCTGCCCTGCACCCGGCGCTCGGCGCCTACGAGCAGGCAGCCGGCTACCCGTTCAGCGCCGGACTGCCCCCGGCTGCCTCCTGCCCGGAGAAGTGCGCCCTGTTTAACAGCgtctcctccagcctctgcaaACAGTGCACGGAGAAGCCTTAA